The sequence below is a genomic window from Myotis daubentonii chromosome 14, mMyoDau2.1, whole genome shotgun sequence.
agcagatcaatgattctttctcatcattgttgtttctatttctacctctcccttcctctctgaaatcaataagtatatttaaaaaaaaggaaaaaggcatTCTAATGAGAAAATAAGCAAGGAATATACATAGGTAATTCACAAAAGAGATACAAATAATTGCAAGGAGGgtcaaaaattaaacaaatggccctaacgggtttggctcagtggatagagcgtcggcctgcggactcaggggtcccaggttcaattccgatcgggggcatgtaccttggttgcaggcacatacccagtagggagtgtgcaagaggccgctgactgatgtttctctctcatcgatgtttctaactctctatccctctcccttcctctctgtaaaaaataaataaaatatatttttttaaaaattaaacaaatgtatATTAAAACAGCGAAAAATCATGTTTAGTCTATTTGGCAAATATTAAAAGACATAAATAGTTGCCAAAATTGTTAATACATGGATAAAGAGCAAATAATTCACTATTCGAGAATAAAAATGTAGAATGCCTTTTCAGAAGACTGATGAGGaatatttattaactttaaaTGTGCATGTGCCCTTTTATCCAGAAATTCTACTTTTAGGTAACTAtcctaaagaaagaaatatgttaaTTTAAGTACTCAAAGATAAAGGTAAAGTGAAGTTCACAAAAccattatttttgttgttcttttttaacagaggaagagagagagaaacatcaatttgatgTATACatacccacaacctgggtatgtgccctgaccaggaatcaaacccaccaccttctggtgtgtgggatgatgctccaatcaactgagccacactgggcaggacACAAAACCATTGTTTTTAACagcaaaaatctgaaaataaatctaaaggtttatcaatttaAATAATGCTTATTAATAATAGAATACTCATACtatacaattttgaaaaaattctacacattttcatggaaaaATCCTTCAAGACAAATtgggcaaaatattttttaatatgattaAATATACATAAAGGGTAATTAAGTCtacatattaaacattttatgtaCATGACAGGCCAGAAATACACTGCACTGTTTATTAATGATGGTtttgtaaaaaaagaataagtgtaTGCGGGAAGGGAATGTGCACTGGGTGAGAAAGAGGTGATGTGTTTAAGGTAGAAGGACAAGTTTTatgctatacttttttttttttaagtctttataataaggacaaaatttgggtaatttttaagagagaaagtaGTCCATAAAAAGTTCAAACCAAATAAATAATGAGACATGGGCCTGGTGCATTGTTTGGATACAGAAAGCTGGGTATGCATTTTCACTCTGAATGTGAAATCTGCACAGCACTCTATCATGGAAGAAGTCAATCTAAGATAAAACCATATCagagaaaaatgacaaattaaTGTATGAAGGCCTTTTTGGCTTCTTTAATAGGGATTGAAACCATTCCGTTTAGCTTGTCCCCTAAACCAAAAAATAGGCTTAGTTTTAGAGATCCACGTCTTCGCCTTTCTTTCTGCTAGTTCCTTTAGTTTGTTCTTTGCCTTTTAAACCTGGTACAAAAACTGCTTCACAATAATCTCACTATGAGTTCCTTTGCACCTCCACATGGTGCAACCTCCCCAACCTATCAGATGCTTACTGAGATCTGTTTGTTACACCATACTGCTTTATCCTTACCATCTTCACCTCAGCATCTCCCTTCATTAAGCTTCAAACAAGAAAAGACTGAGAcaattttgctcattttttttttttttacctggaaGGAGCCACCCCCACTAAATTGGGGCCTAATCCTCTAAACAAAGAACGAGGCCCTTCTTTCTCCAAGATCAccctgaaagagaaaaacattagtTAGAAAGAAATAACTTTCAAAGTCTGGTACTATATTTGTATAGCAAACTTAGCATCTAAATCCCATTATGTTTGTACTATAATATATTATGCTGCTCTGGTCAATTTTCCTTACTTATGAAACATCTGTTTTTCTTGACAGTATAGTTACTGAAGACAGATTTACTAGTGATAATGAAGAggcgggtggggggagagggatgaggagagggaaggggagggtgccAGAATCAGTTTTGATAAAACTAGATTAGATAGAAACAGAGTTAAGAATAACAAACTATATAGCACATTTTGAATATTCAGTGTTTTTTAGCCCTTTCTGTATCACAGTCCCCTTCAGAAATTAAGAAAGGTagctatccttttaaaaaaaaacaaaacacatttgcAAATATTCACAATTTTGTATACAATTTCACCTAATTTTTATAGACCTCTTGAAGCTCATCTATGAGCCATCTAAGAAATTAAGAGAGCCCTGGGGGATTCCCAAAGTTCCTGGTTAAGAAGCCATGAAACACtcatacccactaggatggctatagtAAAACAAACAGACATAAAACAGGTTGGAGAGGATGTGCAGAAATTGGAAATCTCATTTATTGGCCTTGGGAATGTAAAATGTAGACACTTTTGGCAATAGTTTGGCAATTTCACAAAATGTGAAAcaacataaaattaccatatgacccagcaaatcCATTCCTAGTATagacccaaaagaaatgaaaacttatgtcccTATAGTGACATTATTCATAAAaccccaaactagaaacaacccaaatgtccaccacCAGATGAGTAGATAAATGAGATATTTGGCAATATAAAGATACTTGTTAGAACATGGATGagccttaaaaacattatgtgaagtgaaagaagccagtcacacaaAAACCATATcctagcctatctaataaaagggtaatatgcaaattaaccatcattccaTCACAAAGAcggcggtgcccatagccacaagatggcggtgcccagtcccctcagtcccaccagagtcccccagtcctggggagAGGCGACCACCaggtggaatgcttgcttcatcgcCACGGTGACGAGGCAAGCGTTCCGCCACGGccgtggagggcctctgggcagcgggtgTGGAGCTGCCAGGCTCCGcaaagagcagagaaccacagggagtgagcctaagccatcagggctcccagattggagagggtgcaggttgggctgaatGACCCACCCCCCaggcacaaatttcgtgcaccgggcctctaatattatataatttcatttacttAGGCACAGTTATAGTGACAAAAAGATTAGCAGTTCCCAAGGCTGGGAGGAGGCtaagagggaagggagaaaatgaggagtgactgctaataggtaaggatttatttttgtggtaataaaaatgttctaaatttagAATGTTGTGATGGTTATAATTCTGTGAATATATCAAAaacaaattgtacactttaaatgggtgaattttacagtatatgaattatataataaaaggctaatatgcaaattgtcccctccagggagtttgaccagggggtggggctggccggccaaccggCCGTGGCACCCACCagtcggccccacccccaatcgccccctccacccccccatcaGGAGTGGGTCCAGCCAGAGCCACCCATGTACGggctagtatctcaataaagatgttgaggggagaaggagaagcagcagcagcggccATGAAACAGAGTCCCAGAGTAAAGCGATGCTAGGGCAAGAGAATGAAGACTGGGAAATCACCTTTATACTGATGACAGGTGAAACATGTTAAATTAACTCTTATATAAGAGGGCCTGGAAAAGTGAGAAATTAAAGCAGAGGCCAGAGGTCCTATAGTTCCTCTAAGGAAAGTCAGAGAAGGCAGAACCATTGAAAAACAGAATAGCCCTatcctagtcagtttggctcagtggatagagcatcagcctgtggactgaagaggccaggattcaattccagtctagggcacatgctgggggggTTTTGAGttctattcccagtagggggcctgcagaaagcagccaatcaatgattctctctcatcactgatgtttctatctctttctccctctcccttcctctctgaaatcaataaaaatatatttaaaagaaagaaaaacagaatagcCCGGTGTGGCTTAAtaggttgggcatcatcccatgcaccaaaggttgctggttcaattcccagtaagggtaCATgccgggttacgggctcgatccctggtaggaggcatacaagaggcagccaatcaatgcatcgctttcacattgatgtttctctcccttctctctctaaaaatcaatttttaaaaatcttaaaaacaaaaggcaaaaaaaaaccacacaaccataataaaaaataatagtgttgTTGCAAAGGTCAAAGGGAGAACTTTGAGAGGTAATCAGTGGTAATATATGtcaaaatcatattaaaatattcttattaatCAGAAGTATTTACAAATAACTACAGCATTTTAATTCAAACTTGTTAACAATTTTATTCTACCTATTCGTGTACTTAGGTAAGTTTAAACAAAGAAAAGACTGATAAAATCTTTTGGTAGAGAAAGTAAACACACAGTATGAGCTTATTTGCTACTACAAAATAAACACTAGTGAACTAAGTTCAAACAGATTATGTCCCAATTGAGCTGATAAGGCAGAAACACAAGGTATTCAGTTACATACTTAAGTTTAAACATGTAAAACCTAGTttcaatagttttaaaatttcaatccAGTTTGTAGCATAATAAAGTATGGTAAAATGTAAAACCAAATCTTTTTTAAAGCATCAAGAATGCCACActgaatcacattttaaaatcagaagtctGCTTTAATCTCAATTATTGTTTAGGTTATATAAAAGTCACAGACTGCCATTAATTGGACATATTTATTacttaattcaaaataaaatatctataacaGTTTTAGAAAATACATCCACCGGATAAGTacaaaaaatattccaaatataCATGAGTtagataatacattttatattattcaaGATAATACACTTTATATTAGCCAATATAAAATGTTGGATGATCATTATTAATGAGCATAATTCAGAGTAACTCtatcattaaatttgtaaaatttttaaaatgtcaatataaacaaacaaatatatgaaCATCATTAAGGtagataaactaaaaataaaaatgagtactGTGCTCTCACTTTAGGCAATGGAGAGGTCCAGGAGACACTACTCGGTTGACACTGGCTCCAGCCATGGTGTTCAGCTGAACTTCAGAGATATAAAGCGTCAGAGAAGATGACTGTAGCCGTGTTTTTACAACTTCCAGTGGACATGTCAGAATAGCTCCCACGGTACCACCACATCTACAAAacatgaaaagaacaaaatgtacCTACTTAATTCATAAGTTAGTACACATGTAGGCAAGTAGGAATTTACCAAGGTACTAAAAtgcaactatttttattttagaagactAAATACTCTTTTAACGTTTCATTTATTTGACTGCATACAGAAACACCTTTGGTAGTTAGAAAGAACTAAGCTTAATATCTACCTCATAAAGAGTTAGTCAACAAGAAAGACTCAAGAAATTTCCTATCTTGTACCCTTTCTTACACAGCTACTAAAGGATTTGTTCCACAAGTTACAGAAGAGGGAACACCTAAGACTAACACTATGTGtcaatatttcaataaaactgggaggaaaaagagggaatTAAATGCAGGAACAAAATAAGCCAGGAGAGGGAGAATGGCGTCCCAAGAGGACAGTGAAATGTCAAGACTCAGAAAAATAACCAGGCCAGTCTgaccgctgtggctcagtggttgagtgttgacccgtGAATCAGGGAGTCATGAGGTAATGGTTCCATTCTAgtagcccaggttgtgggc
It includes:
- the SLC25A36 gene encoding solute carrier family 25 member 36 isoform X3, with translation MSQRDTLVHLFAGGCGGTVGAILTCPLEVVKTRLQSSSLTLYISEVQLNTMAGASVNRVVSPGPLHCLKVILEKEGPRSLFRGLGPNLVGVAPSRAIYFAAYSNCKEKLNGVFDPDSTQVHMISAAMAEHKKLNTK